DNA from Streptomyces sp. NBC_01476:
GATCTGGGACATCCAGTACCCGAGGGTGATCACGTGCTGGTGCGCGTCGATGAACCCGGGCACCACGGTGGCGCCGCCGAGGTCGACCTCCCGGGGGTTGCCGCCGAAGGCGTACGGCGCGTCCTTGATGTCGCCGACCCAGGCGATCCGGCCGCGCCGGACGCCGATGGCGTTGGCGGTGGGCGGGACGCCGGGGTCGAGGGGGATGACCGTGGCGTTGGCCAGCAGCAGGTCACCGGGCATGGGCGGGCTCCTCGTTCTCGGTGTGCTCGGTCGCGGTCGGTGCGGAGGGGGTGCGGGTGGTCCTGACCACGCGCCGTCCGCCCTGCCAGACCTGGGCGATGCGGTCCGCGATACCGGTCAGCTCGTACGGGTCGCCGTCGACGACCACCAGATCGGCGGCGAGGCCCGGCGCCACCCGGCCGGCCACCTCGGCGAGGCCGCACAGTTCGGCGGCGCTGCCGGTCGCCGCGTAGAGCACGTCGGCCGGCCGCATGCCGCACTCGGCCATCAGGCCCAGTTCGCGCAGATTGTCGCCGTGCGGGCCGACCCCGCTGTCGGTGCCCATCGCGATCCGCACCCCGGCGAGCGCCGCCCTGCGTACCGAGTCCTGGTGCGCCTCGGCGACCTCGACGGCCTTGCGCACCACCGAGGGGGCGAGCTGTACGCCGCCGGCCGCGGCTTCGATGACGGCCAGCGGGGCGACCAGGGTGGGCACCAGCCAGGCACCGGACTCCAGCATCAGCTCGATGGCCTGGTCGTCGAGGTAGATGCCGTGCTCGATGGACCGGGCGCCGGCCAGCAGCGCGTTCTTGATCCCCACCGGCCCCTGGGCGTGGCTCATCACCGACAGCCCCGCCGCCTCCGCCTCGGCCACCGCCACGGTCAGTTCGTCCCGGCCGAACTGGGCGTGCCGCGGGTTGTCGTCGGGGGAGAGCACACCGCCGGTCGAGCAGACCTTGATCACGTCGGCGCCGGCCCTGATCACCTGCCGGACCACCCGGCGCATCTCGTCGGGCCCGTCGGCCAGGCCGCTGGGGCGGCCCGGGTGCGGATGCGACAGCCGCAGGTCGTACCCCGAGCGCAGCAGCCCGTCGCTGTGGCCGCCGGTCTGGCCGATGATGGTGATCGCGATCAGCGTGCGCGGGCCCTCGATCAGCCCGTCGCGCACCGCCTCGCGCAGCCCCGCGTCCGCTCCCCCGGCGTCCCGCACCGTGGTGACACCGGCGTCCAGGGTCGCCTTGAGGTGCCGGCCGGCCTGGAAGAACTCGTAGCTGAACGGCTGGTTGATCCGGCGCATGACGTCGACGCCGGCCATGGTGACGTGGACATGGCAGTCGAAGAAGCCGGGCAGGATCGTCTGCCCGCTGACGTCCACGCCGTCGTCGCCGTCGAGCCCGGTGCCGACCTCGACGATCCGGCCGCCGGCCAGCACGACGTCCGCGGCGGCGGGGGCGGCGCCGGTGCCGTCGAAGAGGGAGCCGCCGTGCAGGACGGTACGGCGGGGAGCCGGCCGGTTCGCGGACGCGGCGGTCATGAGCGGCCGCCTTCCGCCGCTCCGGC
Protein-coding regions in this window:
- a CDS encoding metal-dependent hydrolase family protein, translating into MTAASANRPAPRRTVLHGGSLFDGTGAAPAAADVVLAGGRIVEVGTGLDGDDGVDVSGQTILPGFFDCHVHVTMAGVDVMRRINQPFSYEFFQAGRHLKATLDAGVTTVRDAGGADAGLREAVRDGLIEGPRTLIAITIIGQTGGHSDGLLRSGYDLRLSHPHPGRPSGLADGPDEMRRVVRQVIRAGADVIKVCSTGGVLSPDDNPRHAQFGRDELTVAVAEAEAAGLSVMSHAQGPVGIKNALLAGARSIEHGIYLDDQAIELMLESGAWLVPTLVAPLAVIEAAAGGVQLAPSVVRKAVEVAEAHQDSVRRAALAGVRIAMGTDSGVGPHGDNLRELGLMAECGMRPADVLYAATGSAAELCGLAEVAGRVAPGLAADLVVVDGDPYELTGIADRIAQVWQGGRRVVRTTRTPSAPTATEHTENEEPAHAR